One stretch of Acropora muricata isolate sample 2 chromosome 12, ASM3666990v1, whole genome shotgun sequence DNA includes these proteins:
- the LOC136893372 gene encoding uncharacterized protein: MDSCESDIESFGDSELSESYFEVEVDSVVEEDSPVVEQDDIEYDYYDDPVPYSEEPLADEAWITEYEKENEKSAQQEEILQKRLNGTTPVNEWCTCGKCDINLVHNISECYCCKELEGCAEALESDLVVQDLGEGATVDCITSHPGFAPVCLQKWSLRLASDKYRTSEKKIYRQTGSEDSFLRSIAYREFTRMVYGFLGIKTRIPLPACAYSSIRTVFPILEDGVFSGFEMPDIDY; the protein is encoded by the exons ATGGATTCTTGTGAATCAGATATCGAATCTTTTGGCGATTCAGAGCTTTCGGAATCATATTTTGAAGTAGAAGTCGATAGTGTAGTCGAAGAAGATTCGCCAGTCGTTGAGCAAGATGACATTGAGTACGATTATTACGACGATCCCGTTCCTTACTCCGAAGAACCTTTGGCGGATGAAGCATGGATCACAGAATATGAGAAAGAGAACGAAAAAAGTGCTCAGCAAGAGGAAATTCTTCAAAAAAGACTGAATGGTACAACACCAGTCAATGAGTG GTGCACTTGTGGAAAATGTGATATTAACTTGGTACATAATATTAGCGAATGTTATTGCTGCAAGGAGCTGGAAGGATGTGCCGAGGCGTTAGAGTCTGATTTAGTCGTACAAGATCTTGGTGAAGGAGCAACAGTGGACTGCATTACGAGTCATCCAGGATTTGCTCCAGTGTGTTTGCAGAAGTGGAGCCTCCGATTGGCATCAGACAAATATCGAACAAGCGAGAAAAAGATCTACCGACAAACAGGATCAGAGGACAG ctttttgcGCAGCATTGCTTACAGGGAATTTACGAGAATGGTTTATGGGTTTCTTGGCATAAAAACAAGAATCCCCCTACCTGCATGTGCATATTCTTCAATCAGGACAGTATTTCCAATTTTAGAAGATGGAGTGTTTTCAGGATTTGAAATGCCTGATATTGACTATTGA
- the LOC136892893 gene encoding uncharacterized protein gives MSGENTCQQSRGHSDCTLLAKSKLVPETPQASGGATNRHPSQEEPVSAAGDKTATPTTRETNTAGMSLVRKLYEERGFSEKTTDIIMLSWRDASRKQYDVHIRKWLLFCGTREIDPVHADIKDALEFLADMFGNNLSYSSINSARSALSAILQTSQNHTFGEHPDVKRFMKGIYQIRPPMPRYNKTWDVNIVLQYLQSMDRATELSLKDLTLKLVMLTALTTAGREQTLHLLNLEGMVIDNSCIVFAISSNVKQSRPTSSLTERIVKLQAYPFEEKLCVFHTCSVYIDKTSCLRGQETQLLLTHQKPHRRASRDSIRRWIQSVMQSAGVDVTVYKPHSVRSAAASKAKANHATLDEIMKTAGWSSAATFAKFYDKEIVSDVTFSDAVLGN, from the coding sequence ATGTCTGGAGAAAATACATGCCAACAAAGCAGAGGGCATTCTGATTGTACCCTTCTGGCCAAGTCAAAGCTGGTACCCGAAACTCCTCAGGCTTCTGGTGGAGCCACCAATCGTCATCCATCCCAAGAGGAACCTGTTAGTGCTGCCGGGGACAAGACAGCTACACCCACTACGAGAGAAACTAACACTGCTGGCATGTCTCTTGTCAGGAAACTTTATGAAGAACGAGGATTTTCTGAGAAAACAACCGACATTATCATGCTGTCATGGAGGGACGCCTCTAGAAAACAATATGACGTCCACATCCGCAAATGGCTTTTATTCTGCGGTACAAGGGAAATTGATCCAGTTCATGCAGATATAAAGGATGCCCTAGAATTTCTCGCTGATATGTTTGGAAATAACCTCAGCTACAGCAGTATAAACTCAGCGCGCTCAGCACTTTCTGCTATCCTGCAGACTTCACAAAATCACACTTTTGGTGAACACCCAGACGTGAAGCGGTTTATGAAGGGCATTTATCAGATCAGGCCACCCATGCCTAGATACAACAAAACATGGGACGTTAATATTGTCCTACAGTACTTGCAGTCAATGGACAGGGCAACAGAGCTCTCACTTAAGGACTTGACCTTAAAGTTAGTAATGCTAACAGCACTTACTACAGCAGGCAGAGAACAAACCTTACATTTACTGAACCTTGAAGGAATGGTTATAGATAACAGTTGTATTGTATTTGCTATAAGCAGTAATGTTAAGCAAAGCAGGCCTACAAGTTCTCTTACGGAACGTATTGTTAAGTTACAGGCCTATCCGTTTGAGGAAAAACTGTGTGTTTTTCACACATGTTCTGTTTATATTGATAAAACTAGTTGTTTAAGGGGACAGGAAACCCAACTCTTGTTAACTCATCAAAAGCCTCACAGGAGGGCTAGTAGAGACTCTATCAGACGATGGATACAGTCTGTCATGCAGTCAGCTGGCGTGGATGTGACTGTCTATAAACCACATAGTGTTCGGTCGGCTGCAGCATCCAAAGCTAAAGCTAATCATGCCACACTTGATGAGATTATGAAAACTGCTGGCTGGTCCTCAGCAGCCACTTTTGCTAAGTTCTATGATAAGGAAATAGTATCAGATGTAACCTTCTCTGATGCGGTTCTGGGAAATTAA
- the LOC136893162 gene encoding charged multivesicular body protein 5-like, producing MNRLFGRSKAKEPPPNLTDAISTVDSRGESIEKKISKLDADLVKYKDQMKKMRDGPSKNMIKQRALRVLKQKKTYESQLENLRQQSFNMEQTNFATQTLKDTKITVDAMKLGLKEMKKEYKKVNIDEIEDLQDDMSDMLEIANEVQDTLGRTYGMPDDIDEADLEAELEALGDDLALDEDTSYLDEVPAPADTIPGENDNTGTKTQDGVQVDEFGLPVLARN from the exons ATGAATAGGTTATTTGGACGTTCAAAGGCAAAAGAACCTCCACCGAACCTAACGGATGCTATCTCAACT GTTGACAGTAGAGGTGAGTCGATTGAGAAAAAGATAAGCAAACTCGATGCTGACCTTGTGAAGTATAAGGatcaaatgaagaaaatgagAGATGGGCCTTCAAAG AACATGATCAAGCAAAGAGCTCTTAGAGTGctcaaacagaaaaaaac GTATGAAAGTCAACTGGAAAATCTGCGCCAACAGTCATTCAACATGGAACAGACAAATTTTGCAACACAAACACTAAAGGACACTAAAATAACA GTTGATGCTATGAAGTTGGGGttgaaggaaatgaaaaaggaaTACAAGAAAGTCAACATTGATGAAATTGAG GACCTTCAAGATGACATGTCAGATATGCTTGAAATTGCCAATGAAGTTCAAGACACCTTAGGGAGAACCTATGGCATGCCAGATGACATAGATGAGGCAGACTTGGAAGCAG AATTGGAAGCCTTAGGAGATGACCTTGCCCTTGATGAAGACACATCTTACTTAGATGAAGTTCCCGCCCCGGCAGATACTATACCCGGAGAAAATGATAATACAGGAACCAAAACACAG GATGGCGTTCAAGTAGATGAGTTTGGTCTTCCAGTGCTGGCAAGAAATTAA
- the LOC136893370 gene encoding major facilitator superfamily domain-containing protein 6-like, producing the protein MGKTLKGGRWKVDKEQLKSWLPTLYYYFFYGALGALFPFLNLFYRAVGMDPWQIGILGGIRPLIALLFAPLWSALANRCRRRKTILVASLISWIMFTMPLTFLRHSEGSEPCPGHFNSSEIGFETSEDAVHNRKIIQLIENMSFDGNLLSSSSNSHQVKGEINANMFMNLAKRNEKLRNNNNKTLMPIGNNLRIPAKIQIQNGKITERKPYDFKSRGSPYYNKRKNPFADTIFTEFVFIVLFGEVFQSPTDDLNTHFDGTFLEHLGVLYQNAASNMVYSSIGIGVASFSTGLILRFAPKIPICDEEYANYKWAFIIFSALMLAALVISFKFDFSYRRRRRSFEIKESLQQLITAGHATFFIIVLTMGIFRGVLCNFVYWNIVDIGGSDLVVGITVASQYLSDAIMSISAPVLMTYLGYIGMIYLGLASYALRFLIYSWISTPNSAWVTPSVELLQGFSHSTAWSAFLLYITSHTPSFSYPTGIFLLQAVYLGVGGSIGGIVGGILIQAFSTNVAFRLFGFISVLTCLVFVMIQPTGGHETLPSEADTMFFLTEEDDYSSYSEDEIFDGKQHAVVYLPSKGKAECNIPPRKVVIPTNSSPLVPICLSIGKEIQKE; encoded by the coding sequence ATGGGAAAAACCTTAAAGGGAGGAAGGTGGAAAGTAGATAAGGAACAGCTTAAATCATGGCTGCCGActttgtattattattttttctacGGAGCACTTGGTGCTCTTTTTCCGTTTCTGAACTTGTTCTACCGAGCTGTTGGAATGGACCCCTGGCAAATAGGGATTCTTGGAGGAATTCGCCCTCTTATCGCGTTACTTTTCGCTCCATTGTGGAGTGCCTTAGCTAATAGATGCAGAAGAAGGAAAACCATCCTTGTTGCATCGCTCATAAGCTGGATTATGTTTACTATGCCTCTTACGTTTTTGCGCCATTCGGAAGGAAGCGAACCTTGTCCAGGACACTTTAACTCTTCTGAGATTGGCTTCGAGACGAGTGAAGACGCCGTACACAATCGTAAGATCATTCAACTCATCGAAAATATGTCCTTCGACGGCAATCTCCTTTCATCTTCATCCAACAGCCACCAAGTAAAGGGGGAAATAAATGCTAATATGTTTATGAATTTGGCGAAGAGAAATGAAAAGCTacgaaataataacaataagacTTTGATGCCCATAGGTAACAATCTCAGAATTCCGGCAAAAATCCAGATCCAGAATGGAAAGATCACTGAAAGAAAACCGTATGATTTCAAATCGCGAGGAAGTCCTTATTATAACAAGAGGAAAAATCCATTCGCTGATACAATATTTACGGAATTTGTATTTATTGTTCTCTTTGGCGAAGTCTTTCAATCACCTACAGACGATTTAAATACCCATTTTGATGGAACGTTCTTGGAGCATTTGGGAGTTTTGTATCAAAATGCGGCAAGCAACATGGTTTACAGTTCCATTGGTATTGGGGTTGCTTCATTCTCTACTGGTTTAATACTCCGTTTTGCACCTAAGATACCAATTTGTGACGAGgaatatgcaaattacaaaTGGGCTTTTATAATATTCTCAGCGCTCATGTTGGCTGCCTTGGTGATCTCCTTCAAATTTGACTTTTCTTACAGAAGACGCCGTCGTAGTTTTGAGATAAAAGAATCGTTGCAACAGTTGATAACAGcaggtcatgcaactttcttcATCATTGTCCTTACCATGGGAATTTTTAGAGGAGTTTTATGTAACTTTGTTTATTGGAACATTGTGGATATTGGAGGCTCGGATCTCGTCGTTGGGATAACTGTTGCGAGCCAGTACCTTTCAGATGCAATCATGTCAATCTCGGCACCAGTTTTGATGACGTACCTGGGATATATCGGTATGATTTATCTTGGACTCGCCTCATATGCCTTACGATTCCTCATTTACTCGTGGATAAGTACCCCTAATTCCGCTTGGGTTACCCCGTCTGTTGAGCTCTTGCAGGGCTTTTCGCACTCTACAGCATGGTCAGCTTTCCTGTTGTACATAACGAGTCATACTCCGTCATTTTCATACCCCACAGGGATATTCCTACTCCAAGCGGTGTACCTAGGGGTTGGAGGCAGCATCGGAGGTATAGTCGGTGGAATATTAATCCAGGCATTTTCGACTAACGTTGCCTTTCGGCTGTTTGGTTTTATCAGTGTTTTGACATGTTTAGTGTTCGTGATGATCCAACCAACGGGAGGACATGAGACTCTACCTTCTGAAGCGGACACTATGTTTTTCCTAACGGAAGAAGATGATTATTCAAGCTACAGTGAGGATGAGATTTTCGATGGAAAGCAGCACGCAGTTGTTTACTTACCCTCTAAAGGCAAAGCTGAATGCAATATTCCACCAAGGAAGGTGGTTATACCCACAAATAGCTCCCCTTTAGTGCCAATTTGTTTGTCTATTGGCAAGGAAATTCAGAAAGAATAG
- the LOC136893371 gene encoding THAP domain-containing protein 1-like, whose protein sequence is MPNKCVVGGCSNAPDLPSGIGLHTIPFFGDERHEAKKRRKKWVDFVKAKRAKWEPTKNSVVCTKHFRIQDLERRFTNLPGQKPAVPRLTRDSFGVCVYPTLHAGKVDSPNKPQTDRRRRKILRESLMPTITPTITQTSTAGNDAVEPCSTPLPTEDTDGVEEIVGVEEIVDAEEIVDGAGQEDENVTEISIQQASRIEPRIIVEQSDWLGSKRRLENRVKTLRSHLHKRRMECKKLKKMLQRKRLTKCKSKKTQTVYTQSPDDNEEVLEGMSSDSEGEITEEEPDDDDDIFQTETEEESEDSGDETSQLPNRYANSYSII, encoded by the exons ATGCCCAATAAATGCGTAGTAGGTGGCTGCAGTAATGCCCCGGATCTTCCTAGTGGAATTGGTTTGCATACTATTCCATTTTTTGGAGATGAGCGCCACGAAGCCAAGAAGCGAAGGAAGAAGTGGGTTGACTTCGTGAAAGCCAAGCGGGCCAAATGGGAGCCAACGAAGAACAGCGTGGTTTGTACCAAACATTTTAGAATACAAGACCTTGAAAGAAGGTTCACTAACCTCCCAGGCCAAAAGCCAGCTGTTCCGAGGCTAACTCGAGACAGTTTCGGGGTTTGTGTTTACCCCACGCTTCATGCTGGCAAAGTCGACTCTCCAAACAAACCCCAAACAGACCGACGCCGAAGGAAG ATTTTGAGAGAGTCACTCATGCCAACAATAACGCCAACAATCACGCAAACAAGTACTGCTGGCAACGATGCAGTTGAGCCTTGTTCAACACCTCTCCCCACCGAAGATACAGACGGCGTGGAGGAGATTGTTGGCGTGGAGGAGATTGTTGACGCGGAGGAGATTGTTGACGGCGCTGGACAAGAAGATGAAAACGTTACAGAGATTTCCATCCAACAAGCCTCAAGAATTGAGCCGCGTATTATTGTGGAACAG AGTGATTGGTTAGGAAGTAAAAGAAGACTCGAAAACCGAGTGAAAACCCTTCGTAGCCACTTACATAAAAGAAGAATGGAGtgtaaaaaacttaaaaaaa TGCTTCAAAGGAAACGTTTAACTaaatgcaaaagcaaaaaaacccAAACAGTATATACACAAAGTCCAGATGACAATGAGGAGGTTTTGGAAGGTATGTCCTCAGACAGTGAAGGGGAGATCACAGAAGAAGAgccagatgatgatgatgacataTTCCAGACAGAGACAGAGGAGGAATCTGAGGACTCTGGAGATGAGACATCTCAATTACCTAACAGGTATGCTAATTCTTATAGTATAATATAG
- the LOC136892307 gene encoding uncharacterized protein — MKVICAGLAKTGTKSLTKALRHLGYEVYDWEEQIFYFMDQWIDVFQNGAAPDVKYIYQNADAVVDVPGVFFWEEILEAFPDCKVILSERNEDSWVESWVNQLKALDNTKSVFLKILSPTMRKFSRIGRASVRALYGSRETTPTYVFRKRYRMHNHRVRSLAPPSKLLLYDVKKGWKPLCDFLGCEVPTVAFPHENVKGEIAQKLVKLSSTRIGRQVKWEIQRAMLVVISAIVILAAIIWAFCYN, encoded by the coding sequence ATGAAGGTCATATGTGCAGGATTGGCAAAAACTGGGACGAAATCGCTTACGAAAGCTCTCCGTCATCTTGGGTATGAAGTCTATGACTGGGAAGAGCAAATATTTTACTTTATGGATCAGTGGATCGATGTTTTTCAGAATGGCGCGGCGCCTGACGTGAAGTATATTTACCAGAATGCTGATGCAGTAGTAGACGTTCCAGGGGTGTTCTTTTGGGAGGAAATACTGGAGGCTTTCCCTGATTGTAAAGTTATTCTCAGCGAACGAAATGAAGATTCTTGGGTTGAAAGCTGGGTCAACCAActgaaagcactagataacacaAAATCCGTGTTTCTGAAAATATTATCACCAACTATGCGAAAGTTTAGTCGTATTGGACGTGCGAGTGTTAGAGCTCTGTATGGCAGTCGTGAAACAACACCAACGTATGTATTTAGAAAGCGGTATCGTATGCACAACCACCGCGTGAGGTCCCTTGCCCCTCCTAGCAAGTTGTTGTTATATGATGTGAAGAAAGGATGGAAACCATTATGCGATTTCTTGGGCTGCGAAGTCCCGACAGTTGCCTTCCCACACGAGAATGTCAAAGGAGAAATAGCACAGAAATTGGTAAAACTATCCTCAACAAGAATTGGCCGTCAAGTAAAGTGGGAAATACAGCGAGCTATGTTGGTTGTGATTTCTGCTATTGTGATATTGGCAGCGATAATTTGGGCTTTTTGCTACAATTGA